The DNA region CTGGCCTTCCAGACGAAACAAAGCGCGGCCATCATCGCTCTCTTTGTATTGGCGCATGAGCTCCGCCGTCCAAGGAAGATGATTGCGGGACTTGGGACATTCGCTCTGACGGCAGGGCTTTCTTCATGGTGGTTCAACCGGGAGAGCCTGGGGTGGTACCGCTACTACACTGTGTTCCTTCCGTCGCATCACTCATGGATGATGTCGAAGGGCGCGACCTACATATTGCACGATCTGATCGCTCCACTCGGCATCGCTTTGTTGTTGATCATGGCAGCGTCGATACCGGTACTGCTGCACAGGACGCCCGATCGCAGGCAACTGTATTTTTATGTATTTTCGGCGGCTGGAATTCTTATCTCGACGCTGTCGTCGCGCTTGCACCTCGGAGGTTCAACGAACGTCGATCTACCTCTTTATGCTGGAGTCTGCGTCTTGTTCGGATTGAGCATCTCAACGATCCTCGCATGGGGTTCCACGTTGCAGTCGCCTGCGTCCGATGCGTTGCAGGCGACGCTTATGGTTGCGTGCGGATTGCAAATGATCCAGTTGTTTCATGCTCCCCGAGAGTTCATTCCTACACAAGCTCAGTTCGCTTATGCGCATGAAGTCGATCAGAGCCTTCATGCGATGCGCGGCGAGATATTCGTCTTTCACAATGTGGCAGACTCCGGTTCGAGCGGAGAGCGGCAGTTGGCAAACTGGATGGCAATATGGGACGTGTTGCGGGCCGATCGCGGACCTGCCGGGCAGGGACTGCGAGCGGAACTCATCGACTCGTTTAAGCAAAAGGAATACGCAGGGGTGCTTTCGGAAGATGTGCCCAATGAGCTGGATCCCTGGGAAGTCGATTCGCTGAAGCCAATCGCCGATGCCGCCGCAGCCGCCTACCCAAAACAGGAACGCATCGTTCCACTGAACGAATGGACAAGCTTTTACTTCAATCAAGCGACGCCTTCGATTCGCCCGCAGTTTCTGTACAAACCGAGATAACGGCCATGAATGGAGAACGAGATGAGTGCAGAGATGGTACCGGCAGCGGAAGTTCCCACGCCAGACAACATTCTTCAGACTGGCTTCGCGTTCTGGGCGTCGAAGACGCTTTTGAGCGCGGTTGAGATGGGCGTATTTACAGAACTGGCCCATGGCCCACAACCCTTTGCCATGTTGGCGGGAAGGCTCGGACTGCATGAGCGGTCGGCGAAGGATTTTCTGGATACGCTGGTTGCGCTTGGCTTTCTCAAGCGCGACGGAGAGACGTACTCGAATACGGCTGAAACCGACCTGTTTCTGGATAAGCGGAAGCCGGGCTATGTGGGCGGCATCCTGGAGATGGCGAGTGTGCGGGTGTTCGGGTTCTGGAACAACCTGACCGAGGCCTTGCGTACGGGGCAGCAGCAGAACGAGGGGAAGGACGGTCCGGCGACCTTTGAGGC from Acidobacteriota bacterium includes:
- a CDS encoding DUF2029 domain-containing protein, which translates into the protein MRPIDAGQWAHTILRFSRLAVALLAAAFIALFYYIAIHRFRFPLQLEWIEGAVLDMVRRAANHQPVYAAPGRMYVALIYTPVYIYVSAWLSRLMGVNLITLRVVSILATTGCLIAIFSYVKRITRDNFSALLACGLFAALYAQSGAWYDLGRVDMLYLLFLLLALDASQRGLSIWSAIAFALAFQTKQSAAIIALFVLAHELRRPRKMIAGLGTFALTAGLSSWWFNRESLGWYRYYTVFLPSHHSWMMSKGATYILHDLIAPLGIALLLIMAASIPVLLHRTPDRRQLYFYVFSAAGILISTLSSRLHLGGSTNVDLPLYAGVCVLFGLSISTILAWGSTLQSPASDALQATLMVACGLQMIQLFHAPREFIPTQAQFAYAHEVDQSLHAMRGEIFVFHNVADSGSSGERQLANWMAIWDVLRADRGPAGQGLRAELIDSFKQKEYAGVLSEDVPNELDPWEVDSLKPIADAAAAAYPKQERIVPLNEWTSFYFNQATPSIRPQFLYKPR